A genomic region of Eucalyptus grandis isolate ANBG69807.140 chromosome 5, ASM1654582v1, whole genome shotgun sequence contains the following coding sequences:
- the LOC104445728 gene encoding phospholipase A I, whose translation MSWVGWNRTSDSFHLALAYGATEDPGHAGVEDPMRASVSSTASSGSWSGSGSSLGSMSPRDQEAGPGRIELDWTAGDDEDQVALRLQSQLMVAMPAPQDTVAVELSCRGEDENVGVDMRVVKRREPLKAVKMSKTSGSGQQSDGMGVLTRLLRWNFVNSATGGVGEGSLVCGEHWRTVTVVSLFGCGLSALPVEITKLPLLEKLYLDNNKLSVLPPELGELKTLRVLRADNNMLISVPVELRQCVELVELSLEHNKLVRPLLDFRAMAELRVLRLFGNPLEFLPEILPLNNLRHLSLANIRIVADENLRSVNVQIEMENSSYFGASRHKLSAFFSLIFRFSSCHHPLLASALAKIMQDQGNRTFVGKDENAVRQLISMISSDNRHVVEQACCALSSLAGDVTVAMKLMKCDIMQHIETALRFITEEEVISVLQVVVSLAFASDVVAQKMLTKDVLKSLKSLCARRNPEVQRLALLAVGNLGFCLDNRKILVTSESLRELLLRLTVALEPRVNKAAARALAILGENENLRRAIKGRQVPKQGLRILAMDGGGMKGLATVQMLKEIEKGTGKRIHELFDLICGTSTGGMLAIALGIKLMTLDECEEIYKNLGKLVFAETGPKDNEAASWREKLDQLYKSSSQSFRVVVHGSKHSADQFERLLKEMCADEDGDLLIESAVKNTPKVFVVSTLVSMMPAQPFLFRNYQYPVGTPEVSLAISESSGVSTLGSPTIGAQVGYKRSAFIGSCKHRVWQAIRASSAAPYYLDDYSDDVHRWQDGAIVANNPTVFAIREAQLLWPDTRIDCLVSIGCGSVPTKVRKGGWRYLDTGQVLIESACSVDRVEEALSTLLPMLPEMQYFRFNPVDERYGMELDETDPAVWLKLEAATSEYIQNNSQAFKNACERLIMPFQLDEKWSDNLKPQHISKTKASDSATEAHGPSLGWRRNVLLVEALHSPDSGRTIHHVHALESFCARSSIRLSFFDNISGSSKAVPSTALPTPFTSPLFTGSFPSSPLLYSPDIGHQRIGRIDLVPPLSLDGSHLGKITASPPKSPLKPRELSLLARSLHGKLQNSPQVGIVHLALQSDSDGLILSWQNDVFVVAEPGELADKFLQSVKMSLLSTMRGHHRKGISLLANISTVADLVACRRHFQIGCVVHHYIGCQKQVMEDDQEIGAYMFRRTVPSTHLTPDDVRWMVGAWRDRVIICTGMYGPSPTFIKAFLDSGAKAVICSSAKPPEAQVTTFHGPGVFGNLENGRFEIGEEEMEEEEEDEEEEAEPASPVSDWEDSDPEKNVDLKGFWDDDETDLSHFVCQLYDSLFREGTSVDVALQNALTSHRKLRYSCHLPSTK comes from the exons ATGTCTTGGGTGGGATGGAACCGGACGTCCGACAGCTTCCACCTCGCGCTCGCGTACGGCGCCACGGAGGATCCGGGCCACGCCGGCGTCGAGGATCCGATGCGCGCGTCGGTCTCGTCGACGGCGTCGTCGGGATCgtggtcggggtcggggtcgtcGCTGGGGTCGATGTCGCCGCGGGATCAGGAGGCGGGGCCCGGGAGGATCGAGCTCGACTGGACGGCGGGCGACGACGAGGATCAGGTGGCGCTGAGACTGCAGTCGCAGCTGATGGTCGCGATGCCGGCGCCGCAGGATACCGTGGCCGTGGAGTTGAGCTGCCGAGGGGAGGATGAGAATGTGGGTGTCGACATGAGGGTGGTCAAGAGGAGGGAGCCGCTGAAGGCGGTGAAGATGAGTAAGACGAGCGGGTCCGGGCAGCAGAGCGATGGGATGGGAGTTTTGACTCGGCTGCTGCGGTGGAACTTCGTGAATTCGGCGACtggcggcgtcggcgagggtaGTCTGGTGTGCGGAGAGCATTGGAGGACCGTGACCGTGGTCAGCCTCTTTGGTTGTGGTTTGTCG GCTTTGCCAgtggaaataactaaattgccGCTTCTTGAGAAGCTATACCTTGATAACAACAAGCTTTCAGTTTTGCCACCTGAACTTGGTGAGCTGAAAACTTTGAGAGTTCTCAGGGCTGACAACAATATGCTGATTTCAGTACCTG TAGAACTGCGACAATGCGTGGAACTCGTGGAGTTGTCATTAGAGCACAACAAGCTTGTTCGGCCTCTTCTTGATTTCAG GGCTATGGCTGAACTTCGAGTTCTTAGACTATTTGGGAATCCTCTTGAGTTCCTTCCTGAAATTCTACCGTTAAACAATCTTCGCCATTTGTCTCTGGCAAATATTAGGATCGTGGCAGATGAAAACCTAAGATCGGTGAATGTGCAAATAGAG ATGGAAAACAGTTCTTACTTTGGCGCATCTAGGCACAAGTTGAGTgcatttttctctcttatatTCCGCTTTTCTTCATGTCATCATCCTCTGCTAGCATCTGCACTAGCAAAGATAATGCAAGACCAAGGGAATCGGACCTTTGTTGGTAAAGATGAGAATGCAGTGAGGCAGCTAATAAGTATGATAAGCAGCGACAACCGCCATGTG GTGGAGCAAGCATGTTGTGCCCTTTCATCTCTAGCTGGAGATGTCACTGTGGCTATGAAGTTGATGAAATGCGATATTATGCAGCATATTGAAACAGCCTTAAGATTCATCACGGAAGAGGAAGTGATATCTGTTTTGCAAGTGGTTGTCAGTTTGGCTTTTGCCTCTGATGTTGTAGCTCAGAAGATGTTGACCAAGGATGTTCTGAAATCACTAAAATCACTATGTGCTCGTAGAAATCCAGAG GTGCAAAGGCTAGCTCTGTTGGCGGTTGGAAATTTGGGCTTCTGTTTGGATAACCGCAAGATTCTTGTTACTTCTGAAAGCTTGAGAGAGCTTCTCTTGCGGTTAACTGTTGCACTTGAACCACGTGTGAATAAAGCCGCTGCCCGGGCTTTAGCAATTCTTG GGGAGAATGAAAATCTCCGACGTGCAATAAAAGGGAGACAAGTCCCAAAGCAAGGATTACGTATACTTGCAATGGATGGAGGAGGAATGAAAGGCCTTGCTACTGTTCAGATGCTTAAAGAGATTGAAAAGGGTACCGGAAAGAGGATACATGAGTTGTTTGATCTTATATGTGGCACATCAACTGGCGGCATGCTAGCAATTGCCCTTGGTATCAAGCTAATGACGCTGGATGAATGTGAAGAAATATACAAAAATCTTG GGAAACTAGTATTTGCTGAAACTGGGCCAAAGGACAATGAAGCTGCAAGTTGGAGAGAGAAGTTGGATCAGCTTTATAAAAGTTCCTCCCAGAGTTTTAGGGTTGTCGTGCATGGATCTAAA CATAGTGCAGATCAGTTTGAGAGGTTGTTGAAAGAAATGTGTGCTGATGAAGATGGCGACCTATTAATAGAGTCTGCAGTTAAGAACACTCCCAAAGTCTTTGTCGTTTCAACTTTGGTTAGCATGATGCCAGCTCAGCCTTTCTTATTCCGTAATTATCAG TACCCTGTTGGAACACCAGAGGTATCTCTTGCAATTTCCGAAAGTTCTGGCGTCAGTACATTAGGATCACCTACTATTGGGGCACAAGTTGGCTATAAACGCAGTGCTTTTATTGGAAGTTGTAAGCATCGAGTCTGGCAAGCAATTAGGGCCTCTTCGGCCGCTCCATATTATCTTGATGATTACTCAGATG ATGTGCATCGTTGGCAAGATGGCGCAATAGTGGCTAACAATCCTACAGTTTTTGCCATAAGAGAAGCACAGCTTCTGTGGCCAGACACAAGAATCGATTGTTTAGTTTCCATTGGATGTGGCTCTGTTCCTACAAAG GTAAGGAAGGGTGGTTGGCGTTATCTTGATACCGGACAAGTTTTAATAGAGAGTGCATGTTCAGTGGATCGTGTGGAGGAAGCTCTGAGCACATTGCTTCCCATGCTTCCTGAGATGCAGTATTTCCGGTTCAATCCAG TTGACGAGCGTTATGGTATGGAGCTAGATGAAACTGACCCTGCTGTATGGCTTAAGTTGGAGGCTGCAACCAGTGAATACATTCAAAACAATTCGCAAGCCTTCAAAAATGCTTGTGAAAGATTGATCATGCCTTTCCAACTTGATGAGAAGTGGTCAGATAATTTAAAGCCTCAACATATCTCAAAAACGAAGGCATCTGATTCAG CAACAGAAGCACATGGCCCTTCTTTGGGTTGGAGACGCAATGTCCTTCTTGTTGAAGCTTTACATAGCCCAGATTCAGGAAGAACCATCCATCATGTGCATGCGCTTGAGTCGTTCTGTGCCCGCAGCAGTATAAGGTTATCTTTTTTTGACAATATATCGGGAAGTTCCAAGGCAGTACCTTCAACTGCATTGCCCACCCCCTTTACATCGCCTCTATTCACTGGAAGCTTTCCCTCAAGTCCTTTGCTTTATAGTCCTGATATTGGTCATCAGAGGATTGGAAGAATCGACTTAGTCCCTCCTTTAAGCCTGGATGGATCCCACCTAGGAAAGATAACTGCCTCACCGCCAAAGTCCCCTTTAAAACCCAGAGAACTGTCTCTACTCGCTCGCTCATTACATGGGAAGTTACAGAATTCACCACAAGTGGGAATTGTACATTTGGCCCTCCAAAGCGATTCCGATGGTTTAATTTTAAG TTGGCAAAATGATGTCTTTGTGGTTGCTGAACCTGGGGAACTGGCAGATAAGTTTCTACAGAGTGTCAAAATGAGTTTGTTGTCGACAATGCGGGGTCATCACAGGAAAGGAATATCACTGCTTGCAAACATTTCAACAGTGGCTGACTTGGTTGCCTGTAGACGACACTTCCAAATTGGATGTGTTGTTCACCATTACATTGGATGTCAAAAACAA GTAATGGAAGATGATCAAGAAATCGGCGCATACATGTTTCGTCGAACAGTCCCTTCCACGCATTTGACACCTGATGATGTCCGTTGGATG GTCGGAGCTTGGAGGGACAGAGTTATAATTTGTACTGGCATGTATGGGCCTAGTCCAACTTTTATCAAGGCCTTTCTAGATTCAGGTGCAAAAGCCGTTATCTGCTCATCAGCCAAACCTCCAGAAGCACAGGTGACAACATTCCATGGACCAGGTGTGTTTGGCAACTTGGAAAATGGGCGATTTGagattggagaagaagaaatggaagaagaagaggaggatgaggaagaggaagcaGAACCAGCCAGCCCGGTGAGTGATTGGGAGGACAGTGACCCTGAGAAAAATGTGGATCTCAAGGGATTCTGGGACGATGATGAAACAGACTTGTCTCACTTTGTTTGCCAATTGTACGACTCCTTGTTCCGGGAAGGCACGAGTGTAGATGTTGCTCTGCAAAATGCTCTTACCTCACATAGAAAGTTGAGGTACTCCTGCCATCTACCCAGCACAAAGTAG